In Leptolyngbya sp. SIO1E4, one DNA window encodes the following:
- a CDS encoding GTP-binding protein, which translates to MTVQTPATNRFQRARQVLRRTIQRHTQTTLKDPQPQSDSSQRQEDMTALTALEARLAKPVLRIAVFGLVSRGKSAVINALIGESLLPTGPLHGVTRWPRSIYWQPPIDTVHDLNELPQLELIDTPGLDEVDGEVRSAVAQEVAHHADLIVFVVAGDITRTEYQALSALQEARKPLLLVFNKVDLYPDTDRQAIYDALTTLWQSGADTQPNVALAVDDVVMVAAAPAPLQVRVEWPEGRVTHEWETLPPQVDDLKKALLSIARQDGTALIALNALREADTLETEIAKRAIALHQDDAEALIWKFAKYKALAVALNPIAILDMVGGFITDLVMIRALAQLYGLPITQHEARKLWQAIAKSTGVLLLSEVGTGLLLGTGKGAAALWGLLDGTAGFSALISVMVAQASASGYGTYVVGKAAQIYLEQGCTWEPNGVKAVMQDILSQIDSDSTVARLRNELETQLMNSSSGT; encoded by the coding sequence TTGACCGTGCAAACACCTGCGACCAATCGTTTTCAGCGGGCTCGTCAGGTCTTGCGGCGAACCATCCAACGCCATACCCAGACAACACTAAAAGATCCTCAACCTCAGTCAGACTCTAGTCAACGGCAAGAGGATATGACGGCGTTAACGGCATTAGAAGCCCGTTTGGCGAAGCCAGTCTTACGCATTGCTGTGTTTGGTCTGGTGAGCCGAGGAAAGTCAGCCGTAATTAATGCATTGATTGGTGAATCACTGTTGCCAACAGGGCCACTGCACGGCGTGACTCGTTGGCCACGGTCTATCTACTGGCAGCCGCCTATCGATACGGTTCATGATCTCAATGAGCTTCCCCAGCTAGAGCTGATTGATACCCCTGGCCTCGATGAGGTGGATGGAGAAGTCCGTAGTGCCGTTGCCCAGGAGGTTGCCCACCACGCCGATCTGATTGTGTTTGTTGTCGCGGGTGATATTACCCGTACCGAATATCAGGCACTATCGGCTCTGCAAGAGGCGCGTAAACCGTTACTGCTGGTTTTTAATAAGGTTGACCTGTACCCCGATACCGATCGCCAGGCAATTTATGATGCCCTCACAACGCTGTGGCAGTCTGGCGCTGATACTCAGCCGAATGTGGCCTTAGCTGTGGACGATGTGGTAATGGTGGCGGCGGCTCCGGCACCGTTGCAGGTGCGGGTGGAATGGCCGGAGGGTCGAGTCACGCATGAATGGGAAACCTTACCACCTCAGGTTGACGATCTTAAAAAGGCCCTGCTGTCGATTGCTCGTCAAGATGGAACAGCACTGATTGCTTTGAACGCACTCCGCGAGGCCGATACGTTAGAAACAGAGATTGCCAAACGGGCGATCGCCCTCCATCAAGACGATGCCGAAGCGCTGATTTGGAAATTTGCCAAATACAAAGCCCTAGCGGTTGCCCTTAACCCAATTGCCATCTTAGATATGGTGGGCGGATTCATCACTGATCTGGTGATGATTCGTGCCCTCGCCCAGCTATATGGCCTCCCGATTACCCAACATGAAGCCCGCAAACTCTGGCAGGCGATCGCCAAAAGCACCGGAGTCCTACTCTTGAGTGAAGTAGGAACAGGGCTCTTGCTAGGCACCGGCAAAGGGGCGGCAGCCCTGTGGGGCTTATTGGATGGTACTGCTGGCTTTTCCGCCCTTATCAGCGTCATGGTGGCCCAAGCAAGTGCCTCTGGCTACGGCACCTATGTTGTGGGCAAAGCGGCTCAAATTTATCTGGAACAAGGCTGTACTTGGGAACCCAACGGCGTGAAGGCAGTGATGCAAGATATCCTCAGCCAAATCGACTCAGACTCCACGGTTGCTCGCCTTCGGAATGAATTAGAAACACAGCTCATGAACTCGAGTTCTGGAACTTAA
- a CDS encoding serine/threonine protein kinase codes for MQPPLPFGTLLQSRYRVVQLLGQGGFGRTYLAEDQNRYDERCAIKEFVPQQGEDHFSSKATQLFQREAAILYQIQHPQIPQFRATFEIEQRLFLVQDYVEGPSYREVLNQRRAQGAPFSEAEVRQFLQQMLPVLAHIHSKGIIHRDISPDNLILRNRDRLPVLIDFGVVKEVVTRMQMIDTTHQATTVGKPGYAPSEQMQSGRAYPSSDLYALAVTAAVLLTGKEPQDLFDDVNLAWHWQQYAAVTPGLAQVLNKAMSYRPGDRYQSVSEMAQALGAAGNLASPVTPYTPQRPPTPPPSQVRTVAMGRPYQATTVATNPIARPTTPAPVRPATPSVLDDDEGSIWENPWAVAALAIGLALIAGLGGWGLVNALNRNQPETSPTPEPPTLTLNPDRTVTSPTPTPTEPEETEVEPVEYSQRLGLQAGESTTVEGSLRANETVNYQLEGQEGQTLLAQLEDEGVLMTILAPNGNPADGQAQRVLGWTGTFDFTGQYTIQLSPIEGVDESNYILNVSLEESDASETPEEPTEPEEPAEPEESEEPAEPVEPEEPAEPAEPEVQPNISEQRVRFPAGQSSILVANSVGPGRVRRYVINLREGEILEAELSGATGPITFSVLQPTDEPLSGARSVELWEGEVPVGGDYAIEVVSSEDAEFTLRIGAQ; via the coding sequence ATGCAACCCCCGCTACCCTTTGGTACTTTGCTACAGTCCCGCTACCGCGTTGTCCAACTGCTGGGTCAGGGCGGGTTTGGGCGCACCTATTTGGCGGAAGATCAAAATCGCTATGATGAGCGCTGTGCCATCAAAGAGTTTGTACCGCAGCAGGGGGAAGACCACTTCTCAAGTAAAGCCACGCAGCTCTTTCAGCGGGAAGCGGCGATTCTGTACCAGATTCAGCATCCTCAGATTCCGCAGTTTAGAGCGACCTTTGAAATCGAGCAACGCCTCTTCTTGGTGCAAGACTATGTTGAAGGGCCGTCTTATCGAGAGGTGCTCAATCAACGGCGAGCGCAGGGCGCTCCTTTTTCAGAGGCAGAGGTGCGGCAATTTCTTCAGCAAATGCTGCCGGTCTTAGCGCACATACACTCTAAAGGGATTATCCACCGGGATATTAGCCCTGACAACCTTATTTTGCGTAATCGCGATCGCCTGCCTGTGCTCATTGACTTCGGGGTTGTCAAAGAAGTCGTGACACGGATGCAGATGATCGACACCACCCACCAAGCCACCACGGTGGGAAAACCGGGCTATGCGCCCAGTGAGCAAATGCAGTCTGGACGGGCATATCCCAGCAGCGACCTCTATGCTCTGGCAGTAACTGCCGCCGTTCTGTTAACCGGCAAAGAACCCCAAGATCTGTTTGATGACGTCAACCTGGCGTGGCACTGGCAACAGTACGCCGCCGTTACCCCAGGCCTGGCTCAGGTATTGAATAAAGCTATGAGCTATCGCCCCGGCGATCGCTATCAATCGGTCAGTGAAATGGCCCAGGCGTTAGGGGCCGCTGGGAATCTGGCCTCTCCCGTAACACCTTACACGCCCCAGAGACCTCCCACACCACCGCCTTCCCAAGTGCGCACCGTGGCCATGGGAAGGCCTTACCAAGCGACGACGGTGGCAACCAACCCAATTGCTCGCCCAACCACCCCGGCCCCGGTGCGCCCAGCCACCCCTTCTGTACTCGACGACGATGAAGGCTCTATCTGGGAGAATCCCTGGGCTGTGGCGGCCCTGGCCATTGGGCTAGCCCTCATCGCTGGGTTAGGGGGCTGGGGGTTAGTCAATGCGTTAAACCGCAACCAACCCGAAACTTCCCCGACCCCTGAACCGCCAACCCTGACCCTTAATCCTGATAGAACGGTCACTTCCCCGACACCGACACCAACGGAACCGGAAGAAACTGAGGTAGAACCCGTCGAATATAGCCAACGTTTGGGCCTGCAAGCAGGAGAATCAACCACGGTTGAAGGCAGCCTGAGGGCTAATGAAACCGTGAATTATCAATTAGAGGGGCAAGAGGGACAAACCCTCCTAGCTCAGTTAGAAGATGAAGGCGTTTTGATGACGATCTTGGCCCCTAATGGTAACCCTGCCGATGGCCAGGCTCAACGGGTACTAGGTTGGACAGGAACGTTTGACTTTACAGGGCAGTACACGATTCAGCTAAGTCCGATAGAAGGGGTGGATGAAAGTAATTACATCCTCAACGTCTCTTTAGAGGAATCAGACGCCTCCGAGACACCGGAAGAACCCACAGAGCCGGAAGAACCCGCAGAACCGGAAGAATCCGAAGAACCCGCAGAACCTGTAGAGCCGGAAGAACCGGCGGAACCCGCAGAACCGGAAGTGCAACCGAACATCTCAGAACAGCGGGTACGATTTCCGGCTGGGCAAAGCAGCATTTTGGTGGCCAATAGTGTAGGACCAGGGCGGGTTCGTCGCTATGTCATTAATCTCCGCGAGGGTGAGATACTGGAGGCTGAACTCTCTGGTGCAACAGGCCCCATCACATTCAGTGTCTTGCAGCCGACGGATGAGCCCCTATCTGGAGCGCGATCGGTGGAACTGTGGGAAGGTGAGGTACCGGTTGGGGGAGACTATGCGATTGAGGTGGTCTCGTCTGAGGACGCTGAGTTTACTCTCCGGATTGGGGCGCAGTAA
- a CDS encoding DUF697 domain-containing protein: protein MIQKLLSERPILVGGLGLAAGLSLLGGLQDVLFDDMTLMSLMAAGAGVWWWRRQRPAPALPHEQPVELVARDAVEATLADLHASLSLLRQEMAALDLELTESLVSGLESQRQRLLQELDRSTLQVAIAGPSRSGKTTLISHLGAMAASPTAGEFTLTEVALTAEGAQDKTMASLIQHQDAVVYLVTEDLTESALADLRTLTTAGQRVVLSLNKQDNYLPDERVVVVEQLTSRLQRLPQPVEVAAIATAPKAIKVRTHTADGQVEERLEPQSPDVAPITAALKTWLAKDVAHLVAQTVMRQTHQLRRDIQGALNQARRAQALPVVEQLQWTAAATAFASPVPSLDLLATLAISGQLVMDLGRIYQQPLSLDQAKTIASELAAIVVKLGLVEVSTQLLTTALKSHAATYVVGGSVQAFSAAYLTRLSGESLMAYFEDRALSGQIETALSVDAIGQKLQTLLPSTQRVEFLQTLVKQGIQKLTIKSSPGLAAAPLPSLDLPENTLAVAGIPPEAIRPGEPV from the coding sequence GTGATCCAAAAATTGCTATCTGAGCGTCCTATTCTGGTTGGTGGGTTAGGCTTAGCCGCGGGCTTGAGCTTACTAGGCGGGCTACAGGATGTTTTATTCGACGATATGACTCTCATGAGTCTAATGGCGGCAGGTGCAGGCGTTTGGTGGTGGCGACGCCAGCGCCCTGCCCCAGCTTTGCCGCACGAACAGCCTGTAGAGCTGGTTGCGCGGGACGCTGTAGAGGCCACTCTGGCCGATTTACACGCCTCTTTATCACTGCTACGACAGGAGATGGCTGCCCTCGATTTAGAATTGACAGAATCCCTTGTTTCGGGCCTAGAAAGTCAGCGGCAAAGATTACTGCAAGAGCTGGATCGCTCAACGCTGCAGGTTGCGATCGCAGGGCCATCGCGATCGGGAAAAACGACTTTAATCAGCCATCTGGGGGCGATGGCCGCTTCACCAACTGCTGGAGAGTTCACCCTGACAGAGGTTGCGCTCACTGCAGAAGGCGCCCAGGATAAAACCATGGCCTCCCTGATACAGCATCAGGATGCCGTGGTTTATCTAGTCACCGAAGATCTGACAGAGTCAGCCTTGGCCGACCTGAGAACCCTGACAACGGCAGGGCAGCGCGTCGTTCTGAGCTTAAACAAGCAAGACAATTATTTACCTGATGAACGAGTTGTGGTTGTGGAGCAACTCACATCGCGGCTACAGAGGTTGCCCCAGCCGGTTGAAGTCGCGGCGATCGCAACGGCGCCTAAAGCTATCAAGGTCAGAACCCATACTGCTGATGGTCAAGTGGAAGAACGCCTAGAGCCTCAGAGCCCAGACGTTGCTCCGATTACAGCAGCATTAAAAACTTGGTTGGCTAAAGACGTTGCCCATTTGGTTGCGCAGACGGTGATGCGCCAAACCCATCAGCTCCGACGAGATATTCAGGGTGCCTTGAATCAGGCGCGTCGGGCTCAAGCCCTTCCTGTCGTAGAGCAATTACAGTGGACGGCAGCGGCCACTGCGTTTGCCAGCCCTGTCCCTTCTCTGGATTTGTTAGCGACCCTTGCCATTAGTGGTCAGTTAGTCATGGATTTGGGCCGCATCTATCAACAGCCCCTCTCCCTAGATCAGGCCAAGACCATTGCCTCAGAACTGGCTGCGATCGTCGTTAAACTAGGGCTGGTTGAAGTCTCCACACAATTGCTGACAACCGCCCTCAAAAGCCATGCCGCTACCTATGTGGTGGGGGGCAGCGTGCAAGCCTTCAGTGCCGCTTACCTCACCCGCCTCTCTGGAGAAAGCCTGATGGCCTATTTCGAGGATCGGGCGCTGTCTGGCCAAATCGAGACCGCCCTTTCGGTAGACGCGATCGGCCAGAAGCTACAAACCCTGCTACCCAGCACCCAACGCGTTGAGTTCTTACAAACCCTGGTAAAACAGGGAATTCAAAAACTCACAATCAAGTCCTCCCCCGGTTTGGCTGCTGCCCCCTTACCGTCCCTAGACCTGCCAGAAAACACGCTGGCAGTTGCGGGGATACCCCCAGAGGCTATACGGCCTGGAGAACCGGTTTGA
- the bioD gene encoding ATP-dependent dethiobiotin synthetase BioD, with protein sequence MTVPIANALLITGTDTEVGKTVVTTALVAYWLKHYSKNALGVMKPVQSGQGDFEQYTRLFDLDQAPETITPQRFAAPLAPPLAAAKEGKTVDLEPIWQALSQLLAERQYVFIEALGGLGSPVTEEWTVADLAAAWRLPIVLVVPVKLGAIAQSVANVALARQYKLSVKGIILNCTTSTTAEQQDNWAPVPLIERMTQLPVLGCLPYLTAPNNVDDLARAAANLTLEALWDACL encoded by the coding sequence ATGACTGTCCCGATTGCCAACGCCCTGCTGATTACTGGCACAGATACTGAAGTGGGCAAAACCGTCGTTACCACGGCGCTGGTCGCTTACTGGTTAAAGCACTATAGCAAGAACGCCCTGGGCGTCATGAAACCCGTGCAATCTGGTCAGGGAGATTTTGAGCAGTACACGCGCCTGTTTGATCTTGACCAAGCCCCTGAAACCATTACTCCCCAGCGCTTTGCTGCACCCCTAGCGCCCCCTTTAGCGGCGGCCAAGGAGGGTAAAACGGTCGATTTAGAACCGATATGGCAAGCCCTAAGCCAGCTCTTGGCAGAGCGTCAGTATGTCTTCATCGAAGCGTTAGGGGGGCTCGGCTCTCCAGTGACGGAAGAGTGGACAGTGGCAGACTTAGCCGCCGCCTGGCGGTTGCCGATTGTGCTTGTGGTGCCGGTGAAATTGGGAGCGATCGCTCAGTCTGTGGCGAATGTGGCCCTAGCCCGCCAATATAAGCTGTCTGTAAAGGGGATTATTCTGAACTGCACCACGTCTACCACGGCTGAACAACAGGACAACTGGGCCCCTGTTCCACTAATTGAACGCATGACTCAGCTACCTGTCTTGGGATGCCTGCCCTATTTAACCGCCCCCAACAATGTGGACGATTTGGC